In the Deferribacter desulfuricans SSM1 genome, GCAACAAAAAGAGTTTTTCTTTTGCTATCAGGCTGCAACTTTATTTCTCCTTTTAATAACTGATTTTATTACAAAATAATCTATTGTTGGCGCTACAATATTTGCAAAGATTATAGCAAGCATAGTCCCCTCTGGATAAGCAGGATTTACAACTCTTACAAGCACTGTTAAAGAACCTATAAGAAAACCATAAATCCATCTTCCTCTATCTGTATAAGCAGCACTTACAGGATCTGTCGCCATGAAAGCTACTCCAAAAGCAAATCCACCCAAAACCAAGTGCCAATAAAAAGGTAGATTAAACATATAATTTGTTTGACTACCAATTAGGTTAAAAAGTGTAGAAGTAAAAATCAGCCCTATTACTGCAGAAACCATTATACGCCATGATGCCACATTACTAACAACCAAAATTAAAGCACCCACGATACATAGGAGTGTAGATGTTTCACCCATTGAGCCAGGGATAAATCCTAAAAAAGCATCCATCCATCTATAATGTTCACTAATTATATTATTAGATGATGCAAGTGTTAAAGGAGTAGCAACACTAACAGCATCAATACCAGTCCAAACTCTATCACCTGTCATACTTGCAGGGTATGAAAAAAACAAAATAGCCCTTGATATCAGTGCTGGGTTTACAACATTCATCCCAGTGCCGCCAAAAAGCTCTTTCCCAAGCACTAATCCTAATGAAAGAGCCACTGATGCTTCCCACAATGGGACATTTGGTGGGAGAATTAAAGGATATAATAAGCTTGTTACAAGAAACCCTTCACTTATTTCATGTTTTCTAACAACAGCAAACAATACTTCCCAAAAACTACCCACAACCATAGTTACTGCATAAAGGGGTAAAAAGTATGCAAGCCCCACAGCAAAATTACTAACAATACTACTATCAAAACTTACATGGAACCATTTTAAAACATCCCAACGAAAACCATCTGGAATTATATTATATTCATTAATTAAAAGGTTCGTTTGTAATCCTGTATTATAAATAGCAAATATTGTTACTGGTAAAAGTGCTATAACAACAAAAATCATTACCCTTTTAAAATCAGCTACATCCCTTATGTGACACTTGCCTGAAGTTTTTGTATCTGGTGAGAAAAAGAAAGATTCTGTTGCTTCATAAAGAGGATACCATCTGCTATATTTACCACCTTCTTTAAAGTGCTCACCTATCTTATCAAAAATCTTTTGCAACCTTTTCATCACCATTCCTTCTCTATTGTATCAAGTAGCTCTCTTGAATGTTTTATAAAATCGATTTTACTTGGACAAACATATGTATATAAAGAAAAATCCTCTTCACCTAAAGATAAAATACCAAGATCTATGGCTCTATCAATATCCTTTGTCAAAACAGCCCTTAATAATGCCAAAGGTTCTGTATCAATAGCTGTAACTTTATTGTACGAAGATATTGGAATAATAGGTCTCAGGCTACCGTGCATCGATGTATCAAAAATATACTTTTTAGGTTTAATAAATTTAGAAAGAGCAACGCCTAAAACTGTAAAATATTTTCTTGATGGGGAAATCCACCCAAACAGCCTCTTTTCACCCCCTTCTTTTATGATTGAAACCTGATTATCGTAAAAACCAACAAAAGGAGCATTTTCATCAATCTTTCTTCCATACAAATAACATCCAGAAATATATCTATAATCTTTGCTTAAATCCTGTATATTATCAAGCCTGCTCCCTTTTAATATCTTAAATATACCATTTTCTTGAAAGCCATAACCAGCAATAGAAACATATTTATAGGGATTAATTTTACCTGTATTAAAAAAATAACCGATATCAATTACAGCTTGATAATCTATGTACCATACTTCTTCTTCCATTGTTGGCTTTCTTAAATAATCGATATGGGTACCAGCAAGTCCAGCAGGGTGAGGACCATGAAAAACAGCTACTTCTAATAAATTATCTTCAGATAACATACTTTTATTAAAATCTTTATCAACACATAAAAATGTCTTTACACCAAAAGCTTCCTTTAAGACATTTACCCCTTTTATGAAATTTTCTTTTTCCTTTTCAATGATAAAATTAGGTTCTGGTGCAAAACCTCTTGTATCTATAGCTGTTACAAAAATTGCTACAGGTTTTGATGTAGAAGAAGGGATTTTATCAAAAGGTCTCTTTCTAAAATATGGCCAAAATCCATATTTTAATAAAATATATTTATAATTCAAATTGTTATCTTTAAAATCGATAGCTTCTACAGATGTATGATCCTCAACTTCTATACTCAAGTATAAAAATTTTCTCTTTTCACCCCTTACAATATTCTTTACAACACCATTTACAGGGGAAACAAAAACCACATCTTCATCTTTTCTATTAATAAAAATTGGTGAACCAGTAGAAACCTTATCCCCTTCATTCACTAAAAACTTTACCTTTAAACCTGTAAAATCATCACCCACAAAACCAATTTCGCGAGATAACTTTTCCCCTTTAAAATCACAGACCTTACCAAAAGGGAGCTCAAGCCCCCTTTTAATCTTAATCTCTTTCATTACCAGCCCTTTATTTTAAAATTATTACAATTATATTTATAAATTCCAATTAATCAAGTAGATTTTACTTAACCTTGACTTCACAACCTGTACTTTTCTTTATATCTTCTAAATCAGAAAATGGTGAAATTTCAAGTAAATATAACCCTTCACTGTTTATTTCAAACACCCCTTTATCAGTTACAAGCATATCTACAACCCCTTTGCCCGTTATAGGTAAAGTACACTCTTTCAGTATCTTTGGTTTTCCATCCTTTGCAACATGCTCCATCATTACTATAAC is a window encoding:
- a CDS encoding NADH:ubiquinone reductase (Na(+)-transporting) subunit B, which translates into the protein MKRLQKIFDKIGEHFKEGGKYSRWYPLYEATESFFFSPDTKTSGKCHIRDVADFKRVMIFVVIALLPVTIFAIYNTGLQTNLLINEYNIIPDGFRWDVLKWFHVSFDSSIVSNFAVGLAYFLPLYAVTMVVGSFWEVLFAVVRKHEISEGFLVTSLLYPLILPPNVPLWEASVALSLGLVLGKELFGGTGMNVVNPALISRAILFFSYPASMTGDRVWTGIDAVSVATPLTLASSNNIISEHYRWMDAFLGFIPGSMGETSTLLCIVGALILVVSNVASWRIMVSAVIGLIFTSTLFNLIGSQTNYMFNLPFYWHLVLGGFAFGVAFMATDPVSAAYTDRGRWIYGFLIGSLTVLVRVVNPAYPEGTMLAIIFANIVAPTIDYFVIKSVIKRRNKVAA
- the nqrA gene encoding NADH:ubiquinone reductase (Na(+)-transporting) subunit A, with protein sequence MKEIKIKRGLELPFGKVCDFKGEKLSREIGFVGDDFTGLKVKFLVNEGDKVSTGSPIFINRKDEDVVFVSPVNGVVKNIVRGEKRKFLYLSIEVEDHTSVEAIDFKDNNLNYKYILLKYGFWPYFRKRPFDKIPSSTSKPVAIFVTAIDTRGFAPEPNFIIEKEKENFIKGVNVLKEAFGVKTFLCVDKDFNKSMLSEDNLLEVAVFHGPHPAGLAGTHIDYLRKPTMEEEVWYIDYQAVIDIGYFFNTGKINPYKYVSIAGYGFQENGIFKILKGSRLDNIQDLSKDYRYISGCYLYGRKIDENAPFVGFYDNQVSIIKEGGEKRLFGWISPSRKYFTVLGVALSKFIKPKKYIFDTSMHGSLRPIIPISSYNKVTAIDTEPLALLRAVLTKDIDRAIDLGILSLGEEDFSLYTYVCPSKIDFIKHSRELLDTIEKEW